From Streptomyces sp. NBC_00690, a single genomic window includes:
- a CDS encoding replication-associated recombination protein A, which yields MEPDLFTAAAEERQEKDPSSSPLAVRMRPRTLDEVVGQRHLLKPGSPLRRLVGAGPGGGPGPAGPSSVILWGPPGTGKTTLAYVVSKATEKRFVELSAITAGVKEVRAVIEGARRAAGGFGRETVLFLDEIHRFSKAQQDSLLPAVENRWVTLIAATTENPYFSVISPLLSRSLLLTLESLTDDDLKGLLARALADERGLRGTLSLPTDAEAHLLRIAGGDARRVLTALEAAAGAALDKGESEISLRTVEETVDRAAVAYDRDGDQHYDVASALIKSIRGSDVDAALHYLARMIDAGEDPRFIARRLMISASEDIGLADPTALPTAVAAAQAVAMIGFPEAALTLSHATIALALAPKSNTATTAIGAALADVRAGLAGPVPSHLRDGHYKGAAKLGHAQGYVYPHDVPGAIAAQQYAPDAVQGKRYYEPTRYGAEARYADVVERVRERLRGD from the coding sequence GTGGAGCCCGACTTGTTTACCGCCGCAGCCGAAGAACGCCAGGAGAAGGATCCTTCCAGCAGCCCCCTGGCCGTTCGGATGCGTCCGCGCACCCTCGACGAGGTCGTCGGCCAGCGGCATCTGTTGAAACCGGGTTCGCCGTTGCGCCGATTGGTGGGAGCCGGTCCCGGTGGCGGCCCCGGACCGGCCGGCCCGTCGTCGGTGATCCTCTGGGGTCCGCCGGGCACGGGCAAGACGACTCTGGCGTACGTGGTCTCCAAGGCCACCGAAAAGCGCTTCGTCGAACTGTCGGCCATCACTGCCGGCGTCAAGGAAGTACGGGCGGTCATCGAGGGCGCGCGCCGGGCCGCGGGCGGCTTCGGTCGGGAGACGGTCCTCTTCCTCGACGAGATCCACCGCTTCTCCAAGGCCCAGCAGGACTCCCTGCTGCCCGCGGTCGAGAACCGCTGGGTGACCCTGATCGCCGCCACCACGGAGAACCCCTATTTCTCGGTGATCTCCCCGCTGCTGTCCCGTTCGCTGCTGTTGACCTTGGAATCACTCACCGACGACGACCTCAAGGGACTGCTGGCACGGGCCCTGGCCGATGAGCGGGGTCTGCGCGGGACACTGTCCCTCCCCACGGATGCCGAGGCTCATCTGCTGCGCATCGCGGGTGGGGACGCCCGGCGCGTACTGACGGCGTTGGAGGCAGCCGCGGGTGCCGCGCTCGACAAGGGCGAGTCGGAGATCTCGCTCCGGACCGTGGAGGAGACGGTCGACCGCGCGGCGGTGGCGTACGACCGGGACGGCGACCAGCACTACGACGTGGCAAGTGCTCTGATCAAGTCCATCCGCGGTTCCGATGTGGATGCCGCACTGCACTATCTCGCCCGCATGATCGATGCGGGCGAAGACCCTCGCTTCATCGCCCGCAGACTCATGATCTCGGCGAGTGAGGACATCGGGCTGGCGGATCCGACAGCCCTGCCCACGGCCGTCGCTGCCGCTCAGGCGGTGGCGATGATCGGCTTTCCCGAAGCGGCCCTGACCCTCAGCCACGCGACGATCGCCCTCGCGCTCGCCCCGAAGTCCAACACCGCCACGACGGCGATCGGCGCCGCGCTCGCCGATGTCCGTGCGGGGCTGGCCGGGCCGGTGCCCTCGCACCTCCGCGACGGCCACTACAAGGGTGCGGCCAAACTGGGACACGCCCAGGGATACGTCTATCCGCACGACGTTCCCGGCGCCATCGCGGCCCAGCAGTACGCGCCGGACGCCGTGCAGGGCAAGCGCTACTACGAGCCGACGCGCTACGGCGCCGAGGCCCGCTATGCGGACGTGGTGGAGAGGGTGCGCGAGCGATTGCGCGGCGACTAG
- the rpsD gene encoding 30S ribosomal protein S4 produces the protein MPNQSRPKVKKSRALGIALTPKAVKYFEARPYPPGEHGRGRKQNSDYKVRLLEKQRLRAQYDISERQMVRAYDRARKAEGKTGEALVIELERRLDALVLRSGIARTIYQARQMVVHGHIEVNGGKVDKPSFRVRPDDVVMVRERSREKTLFQVSREGGFAADGETPRYLQVNLKALAFRLDRDPQRKEVPVICDEQLVVEYYAR, from the coding sequence GTGCCTAACCAGTCGCGTCCCAAGGTCAAGAAGTCTCGTGCGCTCGGCATTGCGCTGACGCCGAAGGCCGTCAAGTACTTCGAGGCCCGCCCGTACCCCCCGGGTGAGCACGGCCGTGGCCGCAAGCAGAACTCGGACTACAAGGTCCGTCTGCTGGAGAAGCAGCGGCTGCGTGCCCAGTACGACATCAGCGAGCGCCAGATGGTCCGCGCCTACGACCGCGCCCGCAAGGCCGAGGGCAAGACGGGCGAGGCGCTCGTCATCGAGCTTGAGCGCCGTCTCGACGCCCTGGTCCTGCGTTCGGGCATCGCCCGCACCATCTACCAGGCCCGTCAGATGGTCGTCCACGGCCACATCGAGGTCAACGGTGGCAAGGTCGACAAGCCGTCCTTCCGCGTCCGTCCCGACGACGTCGTGATGGTCCGCGAGCGCTCCCGCGAGAAGACCCTCTTCCAGGTCTCCCGCGAGGGTGGCTTCGCCGCCGACGGTGAGACCCCGCGCTACCTCCAGGTGAACCTGAAGGCCCTGGCCTTCCGCCTGGACCGCGACCCGCAGCGCAAGGAAGTCCCCGTGATCTGCGACGAGCAGCTCGTCGTCGAGTACTACGCCCGCTGA
- a CDS encoding ATP-binding protein, translated as MRRSHRNCPFPDGHPHGRTSAQDPSFTDAQGFVGRVDELAQLARLLDSSRLVTVAGVGGVGKSRLATRCATAVQNRYADGVHRVELAAVRDPGLIGHTLAEALDLTHRGSRPPQEVLLDHLADRQLLFVVDGFEHLAVECARLVTELMAAAPGLRILATGRRPLGPVAEAVLPLAPLAEADAVQLFTERAALALPRFRLTGDNQAAVQEICRRLDGIPLAIELAAGRLSALSLDHVLKRLDDRFRLLTGGGRGLPPRHQTLRTTIGWSHELCTPPERLLWARLTVFAGEFDLEAVEYVCSGPDLPADSVREVLAGLLAQSVITRVHTPAGMRYRMLDTLRYYGGEWLKALGDDVRLRKRHRDWYMGLATWCELDWFSPRQLEVAAHTESALPDLRAALELCLESDEDTHLGQHLAGTLWFFWVGCGRLAEGRHWLERVLAQPNGRIASRLKAQWVLGQVALLQGDGAAAAEVLHDCRERGIRGDHPVAVAYAVHRLGALALLSDSPARAEDLLRGALASYRELGELNGNVLLAQTSLAMSLVFQERREEARELSDEVLSICQANGELWARSYALYAQGYTAWLDGASVVAREQLCEAVAIAHRFSDPVGAALCLELLALMTARGDGQTEAAVLLGAAAAVWDTLGVPHSSTGRFGAPRELCRRLVLESLGPERCRALLDEGGELSLDVAIQRALTPLARCLSVPPGRTSEPQPVAERPETREPTGSPTAQAGETAG; from the coding sequence ATGCGCCGCTCCCACCGCAACTGCCCGTTTCCCGACGGTCATCCGCACGGCCGTACGTCCGCACAGGACCCCTCGTTCACCGACGCCCAGGGCTTCGTCGGCCGGGTCGACGAACTCGCCCAACTGGCCCGGTTGCTCGACAGCTCCCGACTCGTCACCGTCGCCGGGGTGGGCGGGGTGGGCAAGTCACGGCTCGCCACCCGGTGCGCCACCGCCGTGCAGAATCGGTACGCCGACGGTGTGCACCGGGTCGAACTCGCAGCGGTGCGTGACCCCGGACTCATCGGGCACACCCTCGCGGAGGCCCTCGATCTGACCCATCGCGGCAGCCGACCGCCGCAGGAGGTGCTGCTCGACCACCTCGCGGACCGGCAGCTGCTGTTCGTCGTCGACGGCTTCGAGCATCTGGCCGTGGAGTGCGCCCGGTTGGTGACCGAACTCATGGCGGCGGCCCCGGGGCTGCGGATCCTCGCCACGGGTCGTCGCCCCCTGGGCCCGGTGGCCGAAGCGGTCCTCCCGCTCGCCCCGCTGGCCGAGGCGGACGCGGTGCAACTGTTCACCGAACGAGCCGCCCTCGCACTCCCCCGCTTTCGGCTGACCGGCGACAACCAGGCAGCCGTCCAGGAGATCTGCCGTCGGCTCGACGGCATCCCGCTGGCCATCGAACTGGCAGCCGGCCGACTGTCCGCGCTGAGCCTCGACCACGTGCTGAAACGATTGGACGACCGCTTTCGGCTACTGACCGGGGGCGGTCGCGGTCTGCCACCGCGCCACCAGACGCTCCGCACGACGATCGGCTGGAGCCATGAGCTGTGCACTCCACCCGAGCGGCTGCTGTGGGCCCGGCTCACCGTGTTCGCGGGCGAGTTCGACCTGGAGGCGGTGGAGTACGTGTGCAGTGGGCCGGACCTGCCCGCGGACAGCGTGCGCGAGGTGTTGGCCGGACTGCTCGCCCAGTCGGTCATCACGCGCGTCCACACCCCCGCGGGTATGCGCTACCGCATGCTCGACACCCTGCGGTACTACGGCGGAGAGTGGCTGAAGGCGCTCGGCGACGACGTACGACTGCGCAAGAGACATCGCGACTGGTACATGGGGCTGGCGACCTGGTGCGAACTGGACTGGTTCAGTCCGCGCCAACTGGAGGTGGCGGCCCACACCGAGAGCGCCCTTCCCGATCTGCGCGCCGCCCTCGAACTCTGTCTGGAGAGCGACGAGGACACCCATCTGGGTCAGCATCTGGCGGGCACCCTCTGGTTCTTCTGGGTCGGCTGCGGGCGCCTGGCCGAAGGCAGACACTGGCTGGAACGGGTGCTCGCCCAACCGAACGGCCGCATCGCGTCCCGGCTCAAGGCCCAGTGGGTGCTGGGGCAGGTGGCGCTGCTCCAGGGTGACGGCGCAGCGGCGGCCGAAGTGCTGCACGACTGCCGTGAGCGGGGCATCCGGGGCGACCATCCGGTGGCGGTCGCATACGCGGTGCACCGGTTGGGTGCCCTGGCCCTGCTCTCGGACTCACCGGCCCGCGCCGAGGACCTGCTGAGAGGAGCATTGGCCTCGTACCGCGAATTGGGCGAGCTCAACGGGAACGTGCTCCTGGCCCAGACCTCACTTGCGATGTCGTTGGTCTTCCAGGAGCGGCGGGAGGAGGCTCGGGAGCTGTCCGACGAGGTGCTGTCGATCTGCCAAGCCAACGGAGAGTTGTGGGCACGGTCGTACGCCCTGTACGCCCAGGGCTACACCGCCTGGCTGGACGGCGCTTCGGTGGTGGCACGCGAACAGCTCTGCGAGGCGGTCGCCATCGCCCATCGGTTCAGCGACCCGGTGGGCGCCGCCCTCTGCCTGGAACTGCTGGCCCTGATGACGGCGAGGGGCGACGGTCAGACGGAGGCCGCCGTCCTGCTGGGAGCTGCGGCGGCGGTGTGGGACACCCTCGGCGTTCCCCATTCCAGTACCGGACGCTTCGGCGCACCCCGTGAGCTGTGCCGGCGTCTGGTGCTGGAGTCACTGGGCCCCGAGCGCTGCCGGGCGTTGCTGGACGAGGGGGGCGAGCTGTCGCTCGATGTGGCGATACAGCGTGCGCTGACTCCCTTGGCCCGCTGTCTGTCGGTCCCGCCCGGGCGCACGAGCGAGCCGCAGCCGGTCGCGGAACGCCCGGAAACGCGAGAGCCCACCGGCTCCCCGACCGCACAGGCGGGGGAGACGGCGGGCTGA
- a CDS encoding vitamin K epoxide reductase family protein — MTTAAVDDVSSGEREDGARGTIGGSRSLAWLLVITGAAGLLASWVITIDKFKLLEDPSFTPGCSLNPVVSCGNIMKSDQASVFGFPNPMLGLVTYSMVIAIGVALLGGARYRRWYWLGLNAGCLFGVGFCTWLMYQSLYNINSLCLWCSLAWVATIVMFCYVTVHNVRHRIVKVPEGLRSALLEFHWMPPVLWIGIIGMLILTRWWDFWTA; from the coding sequence ATGACGACAGCGGCGGTAGACGATGTGTCCTCGGGCGAGCGGGAGGACGGCGCCAGAGGCACGATCGGCGGTAGTCGCTCCCTCGCCTGGCTGTTGGTGATCACGGGCGCAGCGGGACTGCTGGCGTCCTGGGTCATCACGATCGACAAGTTCAAGCTGTTGGAAGACCCCTCGTTCACACCGGGGTGCAGCCTCAATCCCGTGGTCTCCTGCGGGAACATCATGAAGAGCGACCAGGCGTCCGTGTTCGGCTTCCCGAACCCGATGCTCGGCCTGGTGACGTATTCGATGGTGATCGCCATCGGCGTCGCCCTTCTGGGAGGGGCCCGCTACCGGCGCTGGTACTGGCTCGGGCTGAACGCCGGCTGCCTCTTCGGCGTCGGGTTCTGCACCTGGCTGATGTACCAGTCCCTGTACAACATCAACTCCCTCTGCCTGTGGTGCTCACTGGCCTGGGTCGCCACCATCGTGATGTTCTGCTACGTCACCGTGCACAACGTCCGCCATCGGATCGTCAAGGTGCCCGAGGGCTTGCGCAGCGCGCTGCTTGAGTTCCACTGGATGCCGCCGGTGTTGTGGATCGGGATCATTGGGATGCTCATCCTGACCCGCTGGTGGGACTTCTGGACCGCCTGA
- a CDS encoding DUF6167 family protein, with translation MFRRAFWFSAGAAAGVWATNKVHRKIQQLTPESLAAQAANKAIGAGHKLKDFALDVKAGMAQREEELGEVLGMHAPTDPVELPARAHRAALGRPPYTQHPDHSYNRNEDH, from the coding sequence ATGTTCCGCCGAGCCTTCTGGTTTAGCGCCGGTGCCGCAGCCGGCGTCTGGGCCACCAACAAGGTCCATCGCAAGATCCAGCAACTGACCCCCGAGAGCCTCGCGGCGCAGGCCGCGAACAAGGCCATCGGCGCGGGTCACAAGCTCAAGGACTTCGCGCTCGACGTAAAGGCCGGAATGGCCCAGCGCGAGGAGGAGTTGGGCGAGGTGCTCGGCATGCACGCGCCGACCGACCCCGTTGAACTGCCCGCACGGGCCCACCGTGCCGCCCTGGGCCGTCCCCCTTACACCCAGCACCCCGACCACTCGTACAACCGGAATGAGGACCACTGA
- a CDS encoding DUF2470 domain-containing protein, whose amino-acid sequence MPSAAERTRTLVQSTCSAVLLIAGVDAPRPELLSPHARVVGPDGEVFLLFPADSLAVRAATHAQDDELSAVLEITDVAPVSVPHRIRGRAWVSGWLTSVPGLAEPGFMMLRLEVGELSVDDLWGAGSVEPEDFTQARVDPLVAHETELLQHLHSAHGEQMQELSALLGERSDGMGTENGRIRRAVPLALDRFGLRVRFVAEQCFDARFDFPEPVNDITELRRAMHTLFEAATH is encoded by the coding sequence ATGCCGTCAGCAGCCGAGCGCACACGAACTCTCGTACAGAGTACATGCTCAGCGGTACTGCTCATTGCCGGCGTGGACGCACCCCGCCCGGAGCTGCTGAGCCCGCACGCCCGGGTCGTGGGACCGGACGGCGAGGTCTTCCTCCTCTTCCCCGCGGACTCCCTCGCCGTGCGCGCCGCCACCCATGCGCAGGACGACGAGCTCAGTGCCGTGCTGGAGATCACCGATGTCGCCCCCGTGTCGGTGCCCCACCGCATCCGCGGTCGTGCCTGGGTGTCCGGGTGGCTCACCTCGGTACCGGGGCTCGCGGAGCCCGGCTTCATGATGCTCCGTCTCGAAGTCGGCGAACTCAGCGTGGACGACCTGTGGGGCGCCGGGAGCGTCGAGCCCGAGGACTTCACCCAGGCACGCGTCGACCCGCTCGTAGCGCACGAGACCGAACTGCTCCAGCACCTCCACTCCGCCCACGGGGAGCAGATGCAGGAACTGTCCGCGCTGCTCGGCGAGCGCTCCGACGGCATGGGTACGGAGAACGGACGCATCCGCCGTGCGGTGCCGCTCGCGCTCGACCGGTTCGGACTGCGGGTGCGCTTCGTCGCGGAGCAGTGCTTCGACGCCCGCTTCGACTTTCCCGAGCCGGTCAACGACATCACCGAACTGCGCCGGGCGATGCACACCCTGTTCGAGGCGGCGACTCATTGA
- the hisS gene encoding histidine--tRNA ligase, with translation MSTFQAPKGTYDLLPPVSATYLAVREAIAAPLRSSGYGYVETPGFENVELFARGVGESTDIVSKEMYAFETKGGDRLALRPEGTASVLRAALEANLHKQGILPVKLWYSGSYYRYERPQKGRYRHFSQVGAEAIGVEDPALDAELIILADQAYRSLGLRNYRLLLNSLGDKECRPVYREALQEFLRELDLDEETRRRIEINPLRVLDDKRSEVQKQLTDAPRLADYLCDACRAYHGQVRELLTEEGVAFEDDEKLVRGLDYYTRTTFEFVHDGLGSQSAVGGGGRYDGLSEMLGGPELPSVGWALGVDRTVLALEAEGIELAIPSATSVFAVPLGEEARKALFAVVTQLRRAGVAADFAYGGRGLKGAMKVAHRSGARYTIVAGERDLAEGHVQLKDMETGEQTPVPLAEITDVLRTRLA, from the coding sequence GTGAGCACTTTTCAGGCCCCCAAAGGCACCTATGACCTGCTGCCTCCCGTCTCGGCGACGTATCTGGCGGTGCGCGAGGCCATCGCCGCCCCGCTGCGCAGTTCCGGCTACGGCTACGTCGAGACCCCCGGATTTGAGAACGTCGAACTGTTCGCTCGCGGAGTCGGTGAGTCCACCGACATCGTGAGCAAGGAGATGTACGCCTTCGAGACCAAGGGCGGCGACCGGCTCGCCCTGCGCCCCGAGGGCACCGCGTCCGTCCTGCGCGCCGCGCTGGAGGCGAACCTCCACAAGCAGGGCATCCTGCCCGTCAAGCTCTGGTACTCGGGCTCGTACTACCGCTACGAGCGACCGCAGAAGGGTCGCTACCGCCACTTCTCGCAGGTGGGCGCCGAGGCGATCGGGGTGGAGGACCCCGCGCTCGATGCCGAGCTGATCATCCTGGCGGACCAGGCGTACCGCTCGCTCGGTCTGCGCAACTACCGCCTCCTGCTGAACTCGCTGGGCGACAAGGAGTGCCGTCCCGTCTACCGCGAGGCGCTCCAGGAGTTCCTGCGCGAGCTGGACCTCGACGAGGAGACCCGGCGGAGGATCGAGATCAACCCCCTGCGGGTCCTCGACGACAAGCGCTCCGAGGTCCAGAAGCAGTTGACGGACGCACCGCGGCTCGCCGACTACCTCTGCGACGCCTGCCGTGCGTACCACGGTCAGGTGCGTGAGCTGCTCACCGAAGAGGGCGTCGCCTTCGAGGACGACGAGAAGTTGGTGCGCGGGCTCGACTACTACACACGGACCACCTTCGAGTTTGTCCACGACGGTCTCGGCTCCCAGTCCGCGGTGGGTGGCGGCGGTCGCTACGACGGGTTGTCGGAGATGCTCGGCGGTCCGGAACTGCCCTCGGTCGGCTGGGCCCTCGGGGTCGACCGCACGGTGCTCGCCCTGGAGGCGGAGGGAATCGAGCTGGCCATTCCGTCGGCGACCAGCGTCTTTGCGGTCCCGCTGGGCGAGGAGGCCCGAAAGGCGCTGTTCGCCGTGGTCACGCAACTGCGACGGGCGGGCGTGGCCGCTGACTTCGCGTACGGCGGGCGGGGCCTCAAGGGAGCCATGAAGGTGGCCCATCGCAGCGGCGCCCGCTACACCATCGTGGCTGGTGAGCGCGATCTGGCCGAGGGGCACGTTCAGCTGAAGGACATGGAGACCGGCGAGCAGACACCGGTGCCGCTGGCGGAGATCACGGACGTCCTGCGCACGCGTCTGGCCTGA
- a CDS encoding DUF349 domain-containing protein, translating into MSSDPWGRVDETGTVYVRTADGEKVVGSWQAGTPEEALAYFERKYEGLSVEIGLLERRVKTTDLSAKDAQTAIDHLRQQVDEHHAVGDLDALAKRLDAITEAVNKRREERKVQRAKQHDEARVAKEALVGEAEELAQSDQWRSAGERLRALVDTWKGLPRLDRKSDDELWHRFSHARSAFSKRRKAHFASLDAQREDARKAKEKLVAEAESLSNSTDWGNTAARYRDLMTEWKAAGRAQRDAEDELWNRFRGAQDVFFAARSGVFAERDAEQSENLKLKEELATEAEKLVPVTDLKAARAAFRSINERWEAIGHVPRDARPRVEGRMHAVERAMQDSEENEWRRTNPEARARAAGLTGQLQAAVDKLRGQIDTARAAGNNAKADKLAKELEGRQALLDQALKGLEEFGGR; encoded by the coding sequence GTGAGCAGCGACCCGTGGGGCCGTGTCGACGAGACGGGCACCGTGTACGTGCGTACAGCCGACGGCGAGAAGGTCGTCGGATCGTGGCAGGCGGGCACTCCCGAGGAGGCCCTGGCCTATTTCGAGCGCAAGTACGAGGGCCTGTCGGTCGAGATCGGTCTCCTCGAACGGCGGGTGAAGACCACCGACCTGTCGGCCAAGGACGCTCAGACCGCCATCGACCATCTGCGCCAGCAGGTGGACGAGCACCACGCCGTGGGCGACCTCGACGCCCTGGCCAAGCGGCTCGACGCGATCACCGAAGCGGTCAACAAGCGCCGTGAAGAGCGCAAGGTCCAGCGGGCGAAGCAGCACGACGAAGCACGTGTGGCCAAGGAGGCCCTGGTCGGCGAGGCCGAGGAGCTGGCCCAGAGCGACCAGTGGCGATCGGCCGGTGAGCGGCTGCGGGCACTGGTGGACACCTGGAAGGGCCTGCCCCGGCTCGACCGGAAGTCGGACGACGAGCTGTGGCACCGCTTCTCGCATGCGCGCTCGGCGTTCTCCAAGCGCCGCAAGGCCCACTTCGCCTCGCTGGACGCCCAGCGCGAGGACGCCCGCAAGGCCAAGGAGAAGCTGGTCGCCGAGGCGGAGTCGCTCTCCAACTCCACGGACTGGGGCAACACGGCCGCTCGCTACCGGGATCTGATGACGGAGTGGAAGGCCGCCGGACGGGCCCAGCGCGATGCGGAGGACGAGCTGTGGAACCGCTTCCGCGGTGCGCAGGACGTCTTCTTCGCCGCCCGTAGCGGGGTGTTCGCCGAGCGGGACGCCGAGCAGTCGGAGAACCTGAAGCTGAAGGAAGAGCTCGCCACCGAGGCGGAGAAGCTGGTTCCGGTGACGGACCTCAAGGCTGCTCGCGCTGCGTTCCGCTCCATCAACGAGCGCTGGGAGGCGATCGGGCACGTGCCGCGCGACGCCCGACCGCGGGTCGAGGGGCGGATGCACGCGGTCGAGCGGGCGATGCAGGACTCCGAGGAGAACGAGTGGCGCCGCACCAACCCCGAGGCTCGGGCGCGCGCCGCGGGGCTGACGGGCCAACTCCAAGCAGCGGTGGACAAGCTGCGCGGTCAGATCGACACCGCCCGCGCGGCCGGCAACAACGCCAAGGCCGACAAGCTCGCCAAGGAGCTTGAGGGCCGACAGGCACTGCTCGACCAGGCGCTGAAGGGCCTGGAGGAGTTCGGGGGCCGCTAG
- a CDS encoding MBL fold metallo-hydrolase — translation MLIAGFPAGAWGTNCYLVAPAAGEECVIIDPGHQAAEGVAEAVRKHRLKPVAVILTHGHIDHVASVVPVCGAHDVPAWIHPADRYMMSDPEKALGRSLGTQLMGELTVGEPSDVHELTDGARLALAGMELTVSHAPGHTKGSVTFQMPETGDVPPVFFSGDLLFAGSIGRTDLPGGDHGEMLQSLARVCLPLDDSTVVLSGHGPQTTIGHERAANPYLREVAAGLGSTDAPRRGM, via the coding sequence GTGCTTATTGCCGGGTTCCCAGCCGGAGCCTGGGGGACCAACTGCTATCTGGTCGCCCCGGCCGCGGGTGAGGAGTGCGTCATCATCGACCCGGGCCACCAGGCCGCCGAGGGCGTCGCCGAAGCGGTCAGGAAGCACCGCCTCAAGCCGGTCGCCGTCATCCTCACTCACGGCCACATCGATCATGTGGCCTCGGTCGTCCCCGTGTGCGGTGCCCATGACGTGCCCGCCTGGATCCATCCCGCCGACCGGTACATGATGAGCGACCCGGAGAAGGCCCTCGGTCGTTCGTTGGGCACCCAGCTCATGGGGGAGCTGACCGTCGGGGAGCCGTCCGACGTCCATGAGCTCACCGACGGTGCCCGGCTGGCGCTCGCCGGCATGGAGCTGACCGTGTCGCATGCGCCCGGTCATACCAAGGGGTCGGTGACCTTCCAGATGCCCGAGACCGGGGATGTGCCCCCGGTGTTCTTCTCGGGCGATCTGCTCTTCGCCGGCTCCATCGGACGCACCGACCTCCCCGGTGGCGACCACGGTGAGATGCTCCAGTCGCTGGCCCGCGTGTGCCTGCCGCTGGACGACTCCACCGTGGTGCTGTCGGGACACGGTCCCCAGACGACCATCGGCCATGAGCGCGCCGCCAATCCCTATCTCAGGGAAGTGGCCGCCGGCCTCGGGAGCACGGACGCTCCCCGACGAGGAATGTGA
- a CDS encoding DUF948 domain-containing protein translates to MTGGEVAGILVAVFWAILVSFLAVVLVRLAQTLRATTRLVAEVTEQAVPLLTDASATVRSAQTQLDRVDAIATDVQEVTSNASALSTTVASTFGGPLVKVAAFGYGVRRAMSRTPDERRPQDRSRRTVVGRTIPGAREGRGRWGRKG, encoded by the coding sequence GTGACCGGTGGAGAGGTTGCCGGGATTCTGGTGGCCGTCTTCTGGGCGATCCTGGTCTCCTTCCTCGCGGTGGTGCTGGTGAGGTTGGCACAGACGCTCAGGGCGACCACCCGACTGGTGGCAGAAGTGACCGAGCAGGCCGTACCGCTCCTCACCGATGCATCGGCCACCGTCCGCTCCGCACAGACCCAACTCGACCGGGTCGACGCGATCGCCACGGACGTCCAAGAGGTCACGTCCAACGCCTCCGCGCTCTCCACGACCGTCGCCTCCACCTTCGGTGGCCCGCTCGTCAAGGTCGCGGCCTTCGGCTACGGCGTCCGTCGGGCGATGAGCCGAACGCCCGATGAGCGACGCCCACAGGACCGCTCCAGGCGGACCGTCGTCGGTCGCACCATCCCGGGCGCCCGTGAGGGACGCGGCCGGTGGGGCAGAAAGGGTTGA
- a CDS encoding peptidylprolyl isomerase: protein MVSSDQRRRQLAREKFERQQQRKAQVRRRRQRNTVIAAAAAVVIAAGGAAYLSIGLSDGDTKSDAQTPGDKASGSADPTPSEVKSPEPALSVDKKATYSMRLTTDRGTVKIAMDASKTPRTVNSFKALADKGYFNATKCHRLTTEGIFVLQCGDPKGDGTGGPGYNIPDENLAALGKPEADGKVPYPAGTVAMANTNQPNTGGSQFFLVYKDSRLPPSYTQFGTMDAAGLKVVQDVAKAGVSGGGSDGAPTTSVTVQRADVTKE, encoded by the coding sequence GTGGTCAGCAGCGATCAGCGGCGGCGCCAGCTCGCCAGGGAGAAGTTCGAGCGCCAGCAGCAGCGCAAGGCGCAGGTACGCAGAAGACGGCAGCGCAACACGGTCATCGCAGCCGCAGCCGCCGTGGTGATCGCGGCGGGCGGAGCGGCTTACCTCTCGATCGGCCTGTCCGACGGGGACACCAAGTCGGACGCCCAGACCCCGGGCGACAAGGCGAGCGGATCGGCCGATCCGACGCCTTCCGAGGTCAAGAGTCCCGAGCCTGCCCTGTCCGTGGACAAGAAGGCCACGTACTCGATGCGGCTCACCACGGACCGGGGCACCGTCAAGATCGCCATGGACGCGTCGAAGACCCCTCGTACCGTGAACTCCTTCAAGGCGCTCGCGGACAAGGGCTACTTCAACGCGACCAAGTGTCACCGGCTGACCACCGAGGGCATCTTCGTGCTCCAGTGCGGCGACCCCAAGGGCGACGGCACCGGTGGACCCGGTTACAACATTCCCGACGAGAACCTGGCGGCGCTCGGCAAGCCGGAGGCGGACGGCAAGGTTCCGTACCCGGCGGGCACCGTGGCCATGGCCAACACCAATCAGCCCAACACCGGTGGGAGCCAGTTCTTCCTCGTCTACAAGGACAGTCGACTGCCCCCCAGCTACACCCAGTTCGGCACGATGGACGCCGCCGGACTCAAGGTGGTGCAGGACGTGGCGAAGGCCGGTGTCAGCGGTGGCGGCAGCGACGGGGCGCCGACCACGTCCGTCACCGTCCAGCGGGCGGACGTCACCAAGGAGTGA